The stretch of DNA AAAATACCCCGATGAAATCTCCTTCCTCTACGCCATTAGTACTTCGACTAGATTTATAAACATAACCATTAGAAATCACTAAATCGTGAGAGTTCGTTAAATAATCAATAAATTGTTCTTTTATTTCTGGGTATTCTTTTTTTGTGTTTTTTATAATATTTCCTACCGCACTAATTAATAGTATGAACGTTATAAAAATAAAAAAAGGTTTATATTTCAAATTATCATCACTTCTCTTCTTAGTAACTTTTGGATTGGATATGCAGTTCTTCATATTTAATTTCTATCACTTGAAGAAAATTCCTTTGTTAAATACATTATAACAAAACAATAGCTTCCTATAGTAGTAACAAACTCATCCAGTAAGCTATAATTAATAGAAACAAAGGACAAAACGAAACATATTAAAAAATGGGTGATCATGATGTATGAAGGTAAACGCATTTTAATAATTGAAGATGATCAAGAGATTAGTAGGCTACTCTCTGTAATTTTAGAAAAAGCGAATATGGAACCTGTCGCAGCCTATTCAGGTACAGAAGGTTTGTTGCAGATACAAAACAATATGTTTGATTTAATTTTATTGGATTTGATGCTACCGGGCAAAAGTGGGGAGGAACTTATAGGAGAGATTAGAGAAATGAGTTCCGTACCGATTATTGTCATTTCAGCCAAAGTCGATATCGAAAATAAAGTGCAAGTGTTGAAAATGGGTGCAGATGATTATATAACGAAACCGTTTCATCAAGAAGAAGTGATGGCCCGAGTGGAAGTACAATTACGAAAAGCAAACACACAACCGGAACAGTCAGCGGAAATAGGTTGGCGTGAGCTTAAAATGAATACGGAAAAACGGTCTGTAAAATTAAAAGAGAAAGAGCTCCAGCTGACGATTGCTGAGTTTGATATTTTAACCTATTTCATGAACAATCCCGAGCGTGCCCTTTCTAAAAAAGAAATATATGAAAGTATTTGGAAGGGGACTTATTATGGTGATGATAATACGATTAGCGTTCACGTCTCGAACCTCCGTAAGAAAATTTCCGAAATTACGACGGAAGAATATATAAAGACCATTTGGGGAGTAGGTTTTATGCTTACGTGACTCTTACCTTTACGATTTCTTTATGATTTGCTTAAAGGAT from Sutcliffiella cohnii encodes:
- a CDS encoding response regulator transcription factor yields the protein MYEGKRILIIEDDQEISRLLSVILEKANMEPVAAYSGTEGLLQIQNNMFDLILLDLMLPGKSGEELIGEIREMSSVPIIVISAKVDIENKVQVLKMGADDYITKPFHQEEVMARVEVQLRKANTQPEQSAEIGWRELKMNTEKRSVKLKEKELQLTIAEFDILTYFMNNPERALSKKEIYESIWKGTYYGDDNTISVHVSNLRKKISEITTEEYIKTIWGVGFMLT